The sequence CACTAACCAGCAAAAATCATCGGCTTCATTTAGTCTCATTAAGCTTACCGATTTGCATTTTGAAGACGACCTGCAAAGTTCAGAACTGCAGCATGGTAATCATAAAATGGTAAATGTGTTTGGCATTTTAGCGGTATTGCTAATGATCACCGCCTGCATTAATTACGTTAATTTAACCACCGCCCGCGCCAGCGTAAGGGCTAAGGAGGTAAGCGTTCGCAAGATCGTCGGCGCGGACAGGTCGCAACTGTTCGGTCAATTTATGGCCGAATCGTTCATTATTACAGGTCTTGCCCTAATGGCGGCTATTGTGGTCATCCAATTCAGCATGCCGGCCTTTAATAGCATTACCGATAAGCATTTTACCCGGCCATTGGCCAACTCCATCACCTGGATAATTTTATGCTCGACCCTGTTTGCCTGTACCGCACTTAACGGGATTTACCCGGCCGTGATGCTGTCGTCGTTCCAACCCATGAGTGTATTCAGGGGCAAAAGCATGCTGAATATTAAGGACACCGGCTTGCGCAAGGTTTTGGTGGTTACCCAGTTTGCCATATCGGTAATGCTAATAGTGGCCACTATGGTGATTTACCTGCAAATGAGTTACCTGCGCAATACCGACCTGGGGTACAACAAATCGCACATTTTCACCTTCGAATTGCCCTGGAAGGCAATGAGCAGCGACAATAAAAAGAATATCACCTTACTGGCCGCCGTCCGTAACGATCTGCAACAGCAAACCGCTATAGCGCAAGTTACGCAGGCCAGCAATAACATTGTTGAAATGAAGGGTGGTAATTCAGGTGGATTTGACTGGGATGGCCGCGACCCGAAGTTCGATCCGCCGTTTTGTGTCATGTCTGCCGATGTGGACTTTAACTCGATGATGCATTTAAAGCTGAAGGAGGGCCACTGGTTTGGCAAGGCCGATCAGCATAATGTGATCCTGAATGAAACAGCGGTGCAGGCTATCGGTTTGCGGAAGCCGTATATCGGGCAGCGCTTTAAAAATCGCGATGACTCGGGCATGGTGGTAGGGGTGGTAAAGGACTTTCACTACCTGAGCCTGCACGAAAAGATCGGGGCGGTATTGATTGATTGCCACCCCGATTACCAGGCGTGTTTTTACATCCAAACCCGTGCCGGTAATACGCCCGGGGCGGTAGCGGCCGTTAAACGCATCTGGCAAAAATATGTAACTACCGATCCGTTTGAATTTAGCTTTATCGATGACAAATACAACGGCCTTTACCGTGCAGACGAACGGATATCAGTACTGATCACCATTTTTGCAGGCATTGCTATTATGGTCTCTGCGTTGGGTTTGTTAGGCCTGGCCGCGTTTGCTGCAGAGCAGCGCATCAAGGAAATAGGTATCCGTAAAGTATTAGGAGCCAGTGTGAAGAATATTGTAAGCCTGCTCTCGGCCGATTTTGTGAAGATGGTAGTAATAGCCAGTGTACTGGCATTCCCGGTAGCCTGGTGGGCAATGAATAAGTGGCTACAGGATTTTGCTTATCGTATAGAAATAACATGGTGGGTGTTTATAGCGGCTGGTATGGCCGCGCTGATTATTGCCCTGGCTACTATCAGTATTGAAGCGATAAAGGCCGCGGCAAGCAACCCGGTAAAGAGTTTAAGGAGTGAATAATACCCCTCCTAAATCCTCCCCGAAGGGTCAATGTCATTAAGTTAAGGATGATCAGCCGAATAAAGCCTCCTCTAAATCTCCCCCGGTAGGGGAGACTTAGGCTGCACAAGCGCAAAAATCTTAAAGTCCTCCCCTTTGGGGAGGATTTAGGTGGGGCTTAAAAGCTTAACTTAATGACATTGACCGAAGGGGGGGACTTGAAAAGGGTACCATGGTATAACAAATTAATATAAAACAATAGTTCCTCCCCGAAGGGGAGGTTAGGAGGGGTTCATGATCAAAAACTATATCAAAACGGCAATCCGCAATTTATGGAAGGGCCGCGTATTTAACGGCATGAATTTGTTGGGCTTATCGGTAGCCATTGCATGCTGTACTTTACTGTTCTTAACTGTATACTTCGAACTTTCGTTCGATAAATTCAATAAGAACCTGCCCGATATTTACCAGTTCTATTTTACATCGAACCGGGCACAAAAGGTAGAGAAGAATTCATCGATGCCAGTGCCATTAGCGCCGGCTATTAAGCAGGAGTACCAGGATGTGAAGCGCATTACCCGTGTGGCCAATGGCGGGGCGCAGGTAACCTATGGCGATAAGCAGGTAGGCGAGAACATCCACTTTGTTGATGAGGATTTCCTGAAGATCTTCACCTATCCTATTGCAAAGGGCAATGCTAATAACCCGCTGAAAAACCTGAATGATGTGGTAATTACCGAGTATGCGGCAAAAGCCATATTCGGCAGCCAGGAAGCGATAGGTAAAACCATCGAAATGAATTATGATGGCAAGCCGCAAAGCTTTATCGTAACAGCGGTAGCTAAGGATTTCCCGGATAATTCCAGCATCAGCTTTGATATATTAATGCGCTTTGAACATTACCCGGGCTATACAGATAACCTTACCCAATGGGAAAATCAAAATCATTCGGTTTATATCCAGCTGAATAGCAACACCAACGTACAGGGCTTTGAAAAGAGGCTGCAAGCGTTTATTCCCAAGCATTTTTCGGAAAGTGTGAAGAATATCATCCGCGATGGCGCCAAGCCTGATGCTGATGGACATGTAATGACGCTGAATATTATGCCTTACGCTAAAAACCACGTTAACGATGGTTCAAATGGCGCGGTTGAGGGTACTTCGGTAAGCGCGTCGTCGCTTGTGTCGCTGCTATGCATCGGTGTGTTTATCCTGTTTATCGCCTGTATCAATTTCGTAAATCTTTCGGTAGCGCGTTCGTTTACCCGTGCCCGCGAGGTGGGGGTGCGTAAAACATTGGGGGCCAGTAAACTTCAATTGCTTGGCCAGTTTTGGGTAGAAACCATTATGGTATGCTTTGGCGCGCTGCTTATCGGCCTGCTGATCGCGTATATGATCCTGCCGGGCTTTAAGTCGGCTTTTAAAAGCAATATCACAATGCAGATGCTGCTGCAGCCGGTACAATTGCTGAGCATGCTGGGGCTGTTCATCTTCATCACTTTTATAGCGGGTTTTTACCCGGCTTTAATTATGCTGCGTTATAAAACCGTGCAGGTGCTAAAAGGCACGGTAAATGCGGTTAAGCCAGGCAAAGTGCGTAATATCTTGCTGGTGGTGCAATTCTCTATATCAACGTTATTAATTGTCTGCACGCTTATTACCTGGCAGCAGATGAATTATGTGAAAAACATACCATTGGGCTTTAACAAGGCCGAAGTGTTAAGCATACCTGTAGGCCGTGGGCAAGACGGCAGCAAGGCGCTTGCCCTGTTTAGGAATGTATTAAACGGCGACCCAAATGTGGTAGCGTTGACTGGAGCTTATGACAATCTTGGCCGAGGGCTTGACGGCTCGCAGCGTTCGTCGGTAAACGGGTTCACCTATAACGGGCACGAGTTGCGTACAGCTATACAAAAGGTTGATTATGACTATCTTAAAACGCTGGATATCAAACTAATCGACGGCCGTGATTTTTCCCGCGATTTTGCTACCGACAGTGATGCCGTTGTGGTAAATGAAAATATGGCTAAGCTGATCAACGCCAAACATACGGTAGGTACTAATTTACCCATGAACGAGAACCGCCCATCGCGCGTGATCGGTGTGTTTAAAAATTACAATTTCCGCTCCCTGCACGATGAGATCATGCCACTAACCCTGGTGATGGATAAAAATTATAGCGTTAATTACATTTTTGTAAAAGTTAAGGCAGGCAACCTGGCGCAGGCTTTCAACAATATCAGCCAAAAATGGAAGGCCACCTTCCCAACGGTTGATTTTAAAGGCAGCTGGCTGAACGAGAACACCGAAAAGCAATACAAAAAAGAACAACACCTTTCTACCATATTTATTAGCAGTGCTATCATTGCCATCATCATTTCATGCATAGGATTGGTGGCCATGTCGGTAATGATCATGGTGCAGCGTACCAAAGAGATCGGGATCCGCAAAGTGCTGGGCTCAAGCATAACCAATATAGTAATGCTGCTCTCGGGCGATTTTATCAAGCTGGTTGCCCTGGCGGCGCTAATTTCGTTCCCGGTTGGCTGGTGGGTAATGAACAACTGGCTGGCCGATTTTGCCTACCACATCAATATACAGTGGTGGATATTTGCCCTTGCCGGTTTGATCGCTATTACGATCGCCTTCCTGACGGTGAGCCTGCAATCGCTGCGTGCGGCGCTGATCAACCCGGTAAAGAGTTTGAAGAGTGAATAAGACCCCTCCTAACCTCCCCAAAGGGGAGGAATTTAAAAGGACAGGGGATATGTATAATTAAATCAACAATCAAAATTCCTCCCCTTTGGGGAGGTTAGGAGGGGTAAATGATAAAGACCTATTTCAAAACAGCCTGGCGTTATCTGATGAATAACCGGGTTACAACTTTTATCAGCGTAACTGGCCTGGCGGTTGGCATTTGCTGCTTCCTGTTGCTGGCAACCTACCTGATCAATGAGTTACGGTATGATAAGTTTCATGTCAATGCCGCCCGTATAGTGCGGGTAGATAATCATTTTCAATCAGCTAATGACGACCATTCAAATGATGTAGCGGTTACACCTACGGCCGTAGTCCCCGAATTTAAACGCCAGATAGCCGAGGTTGAGGACGGCGCCCGGGTTTACAATTATTCGGATGGCAGGCCGGTCACCGTGCAGTATGGTGATAACGTGTTTAACGAAAAAAGTATGCTGCTGGCCGATGATAGCTTTTTTAAGATCTTCAGCTTTACATTTTTGAAAGGCAATGCTCAATCGGCAATGACCGATCCGCTGGCTGTCGTTATTTCAGAAAGCATCGCAAAAAAATATTTCGGCAGTACCGACCCGATGGGCAAAATATTAAAGGTAAACCAAAAGTATAATATGGTGGTTAGCGGCGTTATAGCCGATGTGCCCGCCTATTCGCATATTAAGTTTGATTTGATGGGCAATTACGATATCATGGATCGTTCCAAAACCCGTAAATGGGATTCGGCCAACGATTACTCGTACCTGTTACTAAAGCCTGGAATCAGCCTGAAAAATGCGGAGAAAAAGATGAATGCATACGCCGATGC comes from Mucilaginibacter mali and encodes:
- a CDS encoding ABC transporter permease, giving the protein MIKNYFKTAWRSLWKHPKTTVINLVGLTVGIVAAVLITLWVQNELSYDRYHKDAGNIYRIKTILKLSPQQTWIWETSSHNLGEFAQKQLPQITQVARVSTAYGGLLLDYNNKQLKEKHCAYVDEQWFNMFHYDFVEGNEAAFNKDPYSLILTESTAKKYFGRGEAIGRVIRIDTINYKVQAVLKDNPTNSSFQFDVLLPNAARTATAKAKKNDLSWGNYNYQTYLKLKPGSNTEKLGKALTTIQRTNQQKSSASFSLIKLTDLHFEDDLQSSELQHGNHKMVNVFGILAVLLMITACINYVNLTTARASVRAKEVSVRKIVGADRSQLFGQFMAESFIITGLALMAAIVVIQFSMPAFNSITDKHFTRPLANSITWIILCSTLFACTALNGIYPAVMLSSFQPMSVFRGKSMLNIKDTGLRKVLVVTQFAISVMLIVATMVIYLQMSYLRNTDLGYNKSHIFTFELPWKAMSSDNKKNITLLAAVRNDLQQQTAIAQVTQASNNIVEMKGGNSGGFDWDGRDPKFDPPFCVMSADVDFNSMMHLKLKEGHWFGKADQHNVILNETAVQAIGLRKPYIGQRFKNRDDSGMVVGVVKDFHYLSLHEKIGAVLIDCHPDYQACFYIQTRAGNTPGAVAAVKRIWQKYVTTDPFEFSFIDDKYNGLYRADERISVLITIFAGIAIMVSALGLLGLAAFAAEQRIKEIGIRKVLGASVKNIVSLLSADFVKMVVIASVLAFPVAWWAMNKWLQDFAYRIEITWWVFIAAGMAALIIALATISIEAIKAAASNPVKSLRSE
- a CDS encoding ABC transporter permease — protein: MIKNYIKTAIRNLWKGRVFNGMNLLGLSVAIACCTLLFLTVYFELSFDKFNKNLPDIYQFYFTSNRAQKVEKNSSMPVPLAPAIKQEYQDVKRITRVANGGAQVTYGDKQVGENIHFVDEDFLKIFTYPIAKGNANNPLKNLNDVVITEYAAKAIFGSQEAIGKTIEMNYDGKPQSFIVTAVAKDFPDNSSISFDILMRFEHYPGYTDNLTQWENQNHSVYIQLNSNTNVQGFEKRLQAFIPKHFSESVKNIIRDGAKPDADGHVMTLNIMPYAKNHVNDGSNGAVEGTSVSASSLVSLLCIGVFILFIACINFVNLSVARSFTRAREVGVRKTLGASKLQLLGQFWVETIMVCFGALLIGLLIAYMILPGFKSAFKSNITMQMLLQPVQLLSMLGLFIFITFIAGFYPALIMLRYKTVQVLKGTVNAVKPGKVRNILLVVQFSISTLLIVCTLITWQQMNYVKNIPLGFNKAEVLSIPVGRGQDGSKALALFRNVLNGDPNVVALTGAYDNLGRGLDGSQRSSVNGFTYNGHELRTAIQKVDYDYLKTLDIKLIDGRDFSRDFATDSDAVVVNENMAKLINAKHTVGTNLPMNENRPSRVIGVFKNYNFRSLHDEIMPLTLVMDKNYSVNYIFVKVKAGNLAQAFNNISQKWKATFPTVDFKGSWLNENTEKQYKKEQHLSTIFISSAIIAIIISCIGLVAMSVMIMVQRTKEIGIRKVLGSSITNIVMLLSGDFIKLVALAALISFPVGWWVMNNWLADFAYHINIQWWIFALAGLIAITIAFLTVSLQSLRAALINPVKSLKSE